The following proteins are co-located in the Flammeovirga kamogawensis genome:
- a CDS encoding aspartate aminotransferase family protein translates to MDISKKSNRDIFFEHQAQTSPYPLGIEIDYAKGVYMYDTNGKAYMDLISGIAVNNLGHGHPNIIKAIKDQVDKYLFVMVYGEMVQKPQIDLTKSLLSVLPSTLNSTYFVNSGTEANEAALKLAKRYTGRTELISFKRSYHGNTHGSLSVSGNEVKKNAFRPLLPDVRFIEFNVEADLQQITERTAGVIVEPIQGDAGVRIPSVNYMKALRKRCDEVGAQLIFDEIQTGFGRTGKFFAFEHFGVVPDILTIAKGMAGGMAMGCFISSADKMKVLSHDPILGHITTFGGHPVCCAASNAVINTLINDKIIEDVERKGQRIEDQLKGHPAIKEIRRKGLMFAIDMENFELVNNVVTTCIEKGVITYWFLSTPYAFRIAPPLTISDDEIDKACKIILEAIDSHI, encoded by the coding sequence ATGGACATCAGTAAAAAATCAAACAGAGATATATTTTTTGAACATCAGGCACAAACATCTCCTTACCCATTAGGTATTGAGATAGATTATGCAAAAGGTGTATATATGTACGATACTAACGGCAAAGCATATATGGATCTAATTTCGGGTATTGCTGTAAATAATTTGGGACATGGACACCCTAATATTATTAAAGCCATTAAAGATCAAGTAGATAAATATTTATTTGTGATGGTTTATGGTGAGATGGTACAGAAACCTCAAATTGACTTAACAAAAAGTCTTTTATCTGTACTACCTAGTACATTAAACAGTACATATTTTGTGAACTCTGGTACAGAAGCTAACGAGGCTGCTTTAAAACTTGCTAAAAGGTATACAGGAAGAACAGAACTAATTAGTTTTAAAAGATCTTACCATGGCAATACACATGGCTCTTTAAGTGTATCTGGAAATGAAGTAAAGAAAAATGCTTTTCGCCCTTTATTACCTGATGTTCGTTTTATTGAATTTAATGTTGAAGCAGATTTACAACAAATTACGGAGCGTACTGCTGGTGTAATTGTTGAGCCCATACAAGGAGATGCAGGTGTAAGAATACCATCAGTAAATTATATGAAGGCACTCCGTAAGCGCTGTGATGAAGTAGGTGCACAGTTAATCTTTGATGAAATTCAGACAGGTTTCGGGCGTACAGGTAAATTCTTTGCATTCGAACATTTTGGTGTAGTTCCTGATATCCTAACTATTGCAAAAGGCATGGCTGGTGGTATGGCAATGGGCTGTTTTATTTCTTCTGCTGATAAAATGAAGGTTTTATCTCATGATCCTATTTTAGGGCATATTACTACATTTGGAGGTCATCCAGTTTGTTGTGCTGCATCTAATGCTGTGATCAATACATTAATTAATGATAAAATTATTGAAGATGTAGAACGTAAAGGGCAACGTATAGAAGATCAATTAAAAGGGCACCCTGCCATTAAAGAAATTAGACGGAAAGGGTTAATGTTTGCCATAGATATGGAAAATTTTGAACTAGTAAATAACGTAGTGACTACTTGTATTGAGAAGGGTGTTATTACATATTGGTTTCTTTCTACACCATATGCATTTAGAATCGCTCCTCCTTTAACCATTTCAGATGATGAAATTGATAAAGCTTGTAAAATTATTTTAGAAGCTATTGATAGTCATATCTAG
- a CDS encoding glycoside hydrolase family 71/99 protein, translated as MKKLLHLFLFLFFSFTIVAQPNNSELNLPLFSKKLVMAECQPVYNFSKDLGLLSEMKYEDLQGKGLDKLRGKYKTYTPMVSEMFNPMSLEESVAFEMLTAKSMGIDGFKFTIFINGNKHYIDKFVKIIETYFKVAEQRNIDFKFTLNLMFYKQKNFPASRLKKVATDRLLEMFEKTDHSNYWLKSPDGRVVIFTLRPECISEVGWNAKDINSYLNDPSIIKNIAQEFEDIRLNVREKIAFVYSTPFPENEILTNMILDYFPAVSTTSHQQSRNIEPVRQVCKERNRPFLQEVITDHLGSQLYSKISNKTIRPNSKKAKEINFKDTYTVSQSFKLTATYRDLLNKAVERDASLILLSSWNKYSIGSHISPEVHHGFSYGILLKYYKDLWYNEDPIKNEIAIVSYKQYSINQMGYGGVEIRPTLEFKPLIESDSIEVISILKAPADIYCNGHFLGEGKAGLNVHYAPLEVGEVKVLVKRNKAVILKLNANKEIVESPRRTDWLTNSYSTQDEKLSRAFQNIILDQEMANMRKRFLLDEKQQTKWRLAASTKFTTNIKNIQKYGDRPSKVADLKSKTKSEYREVISTILSEFDYQVWVDMEDEAEKNRGIVDVNAPMQGAVLEEYNILEAN; from the coding sequence ATGAAAAAACTACTACACTTATTTTTATTTCTTTTTTTCTCATTTACAATAGTTGCTCAACCTAATAATAGCGAACTTAATTTACCTCTTTTTAGTAAGAAACTTGTTATGGCTGAATGCCAACCTGTATATAATTTTAGTAAAGATTTAGGTCTGCTATCTGAAATGAAATACGAAGATTTACAAGGTAAAGGTTTAGATAAACTGAGAGGGAAATATAAAACCTATACCCCAATGGTGTCGGAAATGTTTAACCCAATGTCTTTAGAAGAATCTGTAGCATTTGAGATGTTAACAGCTAAATCTATGGGTATTGATGGCTTTAAATTTACTATTTTTATAAATGGAAATAAGCATTATATAGATAAGTTTGTAAAGATAATAGAGACCTATTTTAAAGTAGCAGAACAAAGAAATATAGACTTTAAGTTTACTTTAAATTTAATGTTTTATAAGCAGAAAAACTTTCCTGCTTCTCGTTTAAAAAAGGTAGCTACAGATCGTTTATTAGAGATGTTTGAAAAGACAGATCATTCAAATTACTGGTTAAAATCGCCTGATGGAAGAGTCGTGATTTTTACATTAAGACCTGAATGTATTTCAGAAGTAGGATGGAATGCCAAAGACATTAATTCTTATTTAAACGACCCGAGTATTATTAAAAATATTGCTCAAGAATTTGAAGATATTCGCTTAAATGTTAGAGAGAAGATTGCGTTTGTGTATTCTACACCTTTTCCTGAAAATGAAATTTTGACAAATATGATATTGGATTATTTTCCGGCGGTATCTACTACCTCTCATCAACAATCAAGAAATATTGAGCCTGTTAGACAAGTATGTAAAGAGAGAAATAGACCCTTTCTTCAAGAAGTAATAACAGATCATTTGGGTTCTCAATTGTACTCTAAAATATCTAATAAAACTATAAGACCTAACTCTAAGAAAGCAAAAGAAATAAACTTTAAAGATACATATACAGTTAGTCAAAGCTTTAAATTAACGGCTACATATAGAGATTTATTAAATAAAGCTGTTGAAAGAGACGCATCATTAATACTCCTATCTTCTTGGAATAAATATTCAATAGGTTCACATATTTCGCCAGAAGTACATCATGGTTTTAGTTATGGTATTTTATTAAAATATTATAAAGATTTATGGTATAATGAAGATCCTATTAAGAATGAAATAGCCATAGTATCTTATAAGCAGTACAGTATTAATCAAATGGGGTATGGAGGAGTAGAAATAAGACCAACTCTAGAGTTTAAGCCATTAATAGAAAGCGATAGTATTGAGGTTATTTCTATACTAAAAGCTCCTGCTGATATTTATTGTAATGGTCATTTTTTAGGAGAAGGAAAAGCAGGACTAAATGTGCATTATGCACCTTTAGAAGTAGGAGAAGTAAAAGTACTTGTAAAACGTAATAAGGCAGTTATTCTAAAACTTAATGCAAATAAAGAGATTGTTGAAAGTCCTAGAAGAACAGATTGGTTAACAAATAGCTATTCTACACAAGATGAAAAATTGAGTAGAGCTTTTCAGAATATTATTTTAGATCAGGAAATGGCCAATATGAGAAAAAGGTTTTTATTAGATGAAAAGCAACAAACAAAATGGCGTTTAGCTGCTAGTACGAAGTTTACTACAAATATCAAGAATATTCAAAAATATGGAGACCGACCAAGCAAAGTGGCAGATTTAAAGAGTAAAACGAAAAGTGAATATAGAGAAGTAATAAGTACTATTTTATCTGAATTCGATTACCAAGTTTGGGTTGATATGGAAGATGAAGCAGAAAAAAATAGAGGTATTGTAGATGTTAACGCTCCAATGCAGGGTGCTGTATTAGAGGAATATAATATACTAGAAGCCAATTAG
- a CDS encoding SNF2-related protein — protein sequence MARIVYGKTWWGKQWLNALTDIDWSNRLPRGKTYANKGAVEKLDHSTPKITAIVEGSYHNWYNQKVELIPFTKKEKETLVQHLLENELVVVKLLSGQMDHSVKEVLESLQISLFPTSWNDLSMHCNCPDMAVPCKHLAAVIYVLTQEVDKNPFLLFEWKGLDLKEELAKATGIKSLSSAPILDINLLLNDVANSAVTTSTNNVLDFSKITSLTTSLFTLLVDAPLFSSSNFKELLQKLYVKVKRNAIKGNVSLERDEVLINKLKNTEELYLILDLQLQLWDCFSYEDESYISFFNGRKATVSDVVELIEVLSDEELVEMPTFVRQLKEISIFCNQLMEKGAFVPRILKNEEVYFIEWVPASFEKSVSDLIKQLEAAIELDKVIVKTNEGMRFLPVQEVVNNLCHLFIQHEIEKLSAGFITPEEEISNLFFEGLPNSFQQVGKTEVPQNIQHWLKVFSITHREFLPAIQLLEEEEHYFVRVVITTKDNTEAPISLPIFWNDPAYSNYKYDVLQDLQIIASQYPDLETHILSKGKQPLMYNKEEIVAILFEIFPVIELSGISLLMPKALKKLIQPSLSIRAAVEGIPDEGEKSFMGIQQLLVFNWNIVIGNLSISKEEFLANYAHLTGIVKVKNEYIHFDKEAIQELLKEIDTPPKFKPHQMTQALFSEEIEGKSLTFTNELKDYIKELTLDRNVLLPTGLKATLRPYQEKGFKWMYKNTKVGFGSLIADDMGLGKTLQVITLLLKLKEEGVLGKKKALVTVPTSLLTNWQKEIIKFAPSLNASVFHGSNRKLEKEFDVLITTYGIARTEEKELKKLKWAVMVIDEAQNIKNPSAQQTKIIKSIKADTYIGMSGTPVENRLSEYWSVMDFVNKGYLGTLSNFTKTIAQPIQKSRDFEVLDYFKRITQPFILRRLKTDKSIITDLPDKIEKNQYINLSPAQTVIYKELVDSAMKEIAENEGKAKKGLVLKMMMGLKQICNHPQLFLKDPALPAEDSTKVKRLFEVLDQVKEKGEKVLIFTQYKFMGTLLQKWIELRYDKKPLFLHGGNSRKERDKMVDQFQTMRTENIFLLSLKAAGTGLNLTQANHVVHFDLWWNPAVEAQATDRAYRIGQKKNVIVHRMLCKGTIEEKIDVMLQHKKELSDMSIAEGETWIGNLNDDELREMVHLEGVNE from the coding sequence ATGGCAAGGATTGTATACGGTAAAACATGGTGGGGGAAGCAGTGGTTAAATGCTTTAACAGATATAGATTGGAGCAATAGATTACCCAGAGGAAAAACGTATGCAAATAAAGGTGCAGTAGAAAAATTAGATCATTCTACTCCTAAAATAACTGCTATTGTAGAGGGTTCTTACCATAATTGGTACAATCAAAAAGTTGAACTGATTCCTTTTACTAAAAAGGAAAAAGAAACGCTAGTTCAGCATTTATTAGAGAATGAACTTGTGGTTGTAAAACTACTTTCTGGACAGATGGACCACTCTGTAAAAGAAGTATTAGAATCTTTACAAATTTCTTTATTTCCTACTTCTTGGAATGATTTATCAATGCATTGTAATTGCCCAGATATGGCCGTTCCTTGTAAGCACCTTGCAGCCGTAATTTATGTACTTACGCAAGAAGTTGATAAAAATCCTTTTCTACTATTTGAATGGAAAGGATTAGATTTAAAAGAAGAGCTTGCAAAAGCAACAGGTATTAAAAGTTTATCTTCTGCTCCAATTTTAGATATTAATTTATTACTAAATGATGTAGCAAATAGCGCTGTTACTACCTCTACAAATAATGTATTAGATTTTTCAAAAATAACTTCTCTAACCACATCTTTATTTACTTTATTAGTTGATGCACCTTTATTTAGTTCATCGAATTTTAAAGAATTACTTCAGAAGCTTTACGTAAAGGTGAAACGAAATGCTATAAAAGGTAATGTCAGTTTGGAAAGAGATGAAGTGCTAATAAATAAGTTGAAAAATACTGAGGAGTTATATCTAATTCTTGATCTACAACTCCAATTGTGGGATTGTTTTTCGTATGAAGACGAAAGTTACATTTCATTCTTTAATGGACGAAAAGCAACTGTTTCTGATGTAGTTGAACTTATAGAAGTTCTTTCTGATGAAGAACTCGTTGAAATGCCCACTTTTGTTCGTCAATTAAAAGAAATTTCCATTTTTTGTAATCAATTGATGGAAAAAGGAGCATTTGTTCCAAGAATTTTAAAGAATGAAGAAGTATATTTTATTGAGTGGGTACCTGCTAGTTTTGAAAAATCTGTTAGCGATTTAATCAAACAGTTAGAAGCAGCTATTGAGCTTGATAAAGTAATCGTAAAGACGAATGAGGGAATGCGTTTCTTACCTGTACAAGAAGTTGTAAATAATTTATGCCATCTTTTTATTCAACATGAAATAGAAAAATTATCGGCAGGGTTTATCACTCCAGAAGAAGAAATTTCTAATCTATTTTTTGAAGGGTTACCCAATTCTTTCCAACAAGTTGGTAAAACAGAAGTTCCTCAAAATATTCAGCATTGGTTAAAAGTATTTTCTATAACTCACAGAGAATTTTTACCAGCTATTCAGTTATTAGAAGAAGAGGAACATTATTTTGTACGAGTTGTAATTACAACAAAAGACAATACAGAAGCACCAATTTCATTACCAATTTTTTGGAATGACCCAGCGTATAGTAATTATAAATATGATGTTTTACAGGATTTGCAGATCATAGCATCACAATACCCGGATTTAGAAACACATATTTTATCTAAAGGTAAGCAGCCTTTAATGTACAATAAAGAAGAAATTGTAGCAATTCTTTTCGAAATATTTCCTGTAATAGAGTTATCAGGTATTTCACTATTAATGCCAAAAGCTTTAAAGAAACTTATTCAACCCTCATTATCAATTAGAGCAGCTGTTGAGGGTATTCCAGACGAAGGGGAGAAAAGTTTTATGGGTATTCAACAGTTATTAGTATTTAATTGGAATATAGTAATTGGAAATTTGTCTATTTCAAAAGAAGAATTTTTAGCTAATTATGCTCACTTAACAGGTATTGTAAAAGTTAAAAACGAATACATACATTTTGATAAAGAAGCTATTCAAGAATTGTTAAAAGAGATAGATACTCCTCCTAAGTTTAAACCACATCAGATGACACAAGCACTTTTCTCAGAAGAAATTGAAGGGAAAAGTTTAACCTTTACAAATGAGCTAAAGGATTATATAAAAGAGTTAACATTAGATAGAAATGTACTTTTACCTACAGGATTAAAAGCAACTTTAAGACCTTATCAGGAAAAAGGATTTAAATGGATGTATAAAAATACTAAAGTTGGTTTCGGTAGCCTCATTGCAGATGATATGGGGTTAGGGAAAACGTTACAGGTAATTACATTATTATTAAAACTAAAAGAAGAAGGAGTTTTAGGTAAGAAAAAAGCGTTAGTAACTGTACCAACTAGTTTACTAACCAATTGGCAAAAAGAAATAATTAAGTTTGCACCGAGTTTAAATGCATCGGTATTTCATGGCAGTAATAGAAAATTAGAAAAAGAATTTGATGTTCTTATAACAACGTATGGAATAGCAAGAACAGAAGAAAAAGAACTGAAGAAATTAAAGTGGGCAGTAATGGTTATTGATGAGGCTCAGAACATAAAGAACCCAAGTGCTCAGCAAACCAAAATAATTAAAAGTATTAAGGCTGATACCTATATTGGAATGAGTGGTACTCCTGTAGAAAATAGATTATCTGAATATTGGAGTGTGATGGATTTTGTAAATAAAGGATATCTAGGTACACTATCAAATTTTACTAAAACAATAGCACAGCCTATTCAGAAATCAAGAGATTTTGAAGTGCTTGATTATTTTAAAAGAATAACCCAACCATTTATTTTAAGGAGATTAAAGACCGATAAATCCATCATTACTGATTTACCAGATAAGATTGAGAAAAATCAATACATAAATTTATCACCTGCTCAAACAGTTATTTATAAGGAACTAGTAGATAGTGCCATGAAAGAAATTGCTGAAAATGAGGGGAAAGCTAAAAAAGGATTAGTTTTAAAAATGATGATGGGATTGAAGCAGATCTGTAATCATCCTCAATTATTTTTAAAAGATCCTGCCTTACCTGCCGAAGATTCAACTAAAGTAAAACGTCTTTTTGAAGTCTTAGATCAAGTGAAAGAAAAAGGTGAAAAAGTACTGATATTTACACAATATAAATTTATGGGTACTTTATTACAAAAATGGATTGAACTGCGATATGACAAGAAACCTCTATTTTTACATGGAGGGAATTCAAGAAAAGAAAGAGATAAGATGGTAGATCAGTTTCAGACAATGCGTACTGAAAACATTTTTCTGTTGTCATTAAAAGCTGCGGGAACAGGTTTAAATCTTACCCAAGCAAACCATGTGGTACATTTTGATTTATGGTGGAACCCTGCTGTAGAAGCACAAGCAACAGATAGAGCATATAGAATTGGTCAGAAGAAAAATGTTATTGTGCACAGAATGTTATGTAAAGGTACAATTGAAGAGAAGATTGATGTAATGCTTCAACATAAAAAAGAACTTTCTGACATGTCTATTGCTGAAGGAGAAACTTGGATTGGTAATTTAAATGATGATGAATTGAGAGAAATGGTTCATTTAGAGGGGGTAAATGAATAA
- a CDS encoding YjjG family noncanonical pyrimidine nucleotidase produces MNKDTVEHIFFDLDHTLWDFEKNSEETLTYLFHKYDIGDGNVALQDFLSAYRKANFELWELYNFSKVTKEEIRDRRFPMTYTTIGLDPTTTPPTIGEEYLEICPTKPNLIPGTRELLAALEGNYTMHILSNGFDATQAIKLETTGIGQYFSTIVTSESCGHKKPSAKIFDFALQQAGASKENSIMIGDNPITDIKGAKEYGLPTIYFGTEATVADIEIDNLLLILEHL; encoded by the coding sequence ATGAATAAAGATACAGTCGAACATATATTTTTTGATTTAGACCATACATTATGGGATTTTGAAAAAAACTCTGAAGAAACTCTTACTTACCTTTTCCATAAATATGATATTGGTGATGGTAATGTAGCTCTTCAAGATTTCTTATCAGCGTATAGAAAAGCAAATTTTGAGTTATGGGAACTGTATAATTTTAGTAAAGTCACAAAAGAAGAAATTAGAGATAGACGCTTTCCTATGACTTATACAACTATTGGTTTAGATCCAACTACTACGCCTCCAACAATTGGAGAAGAATACCTAGAAATATGCCCAACTAAACCCAATTTAATACCCGGTACTAGAGAGTTACTAGCTGCTTTAGAAGGAAATTATACGATGCATATTTTATCAAATGGTTTTGATGCTACACAAGCTATAAAGCTAGAAACTACAGGTATCGGTCAATATTTTTCTACAATAGTTACCTCTGAATCTTGCGGACATAAAAAACCATCAGCTAAAATTTTTGATTTTGCATTGCAACAAGCAGGAGCGTCAAAAGAAAATTCTATAATGATTGGAGATAATCCCATTACAGATATTAAAGGAGCAAAAGAATACGGTTTACCAACAATTTATTTTGGTACAGAAGCTACTGTTGCAGATATAGAAATAGATAATCTGCTTTTAATTTTAGAGCATTTATAA
- a CDS encoding glycoside hydrolase family 71/99 protein, which translates to MKHFLRLFTLVFLHLCISTTIYAQTDDLSLPLFNKKMVMARNQPLYNFSKDLGLLSAMKYDKLQGDDLDSLNGRYRTYTPMVSEMANPMSLEESVEYEMRAAKKMGIDGFKFIFYVAGNRYYIDKFVHVINAYFKVAKKENIDFKFSLALINAKNKSFRDNEIQRLLVYRISELFSSTDLSDNWLKSPDGRIILFTQKPNFIIKDFWGIKDPKQFVNDPSKMKRIGDAYKDVAAKVGERIAFVYETSHPGSPAITNQILDNFPAVSANIYGQVYQPNISSLQKVCKSRGREYIQEVFADLVGSQLMVKETGKKINENSPLSKKISYKNTFLLVPGIKLTTSYRNLLEESINREADFISLSSWNCYDEGSQVSPEVHHGFSYGILLKYYKKIWQKGTSASVEETAMVSYKQYPVASMEAGQIELRKGMNYSSYEELDSIEVITILNSEADIYCNGNFLASGKAGINVNYAPLKMGTVKVTVKRGGSTILKIDTEKPIVKTPLRTDWQTNSYSTQDHVMLSVMQNLILDKEMENMKRRFLIDASQQSLWRLAAHEKFKTNIQNIQKYGDQPEKYKQLSEKAKKEYRASVEKILSEFDYQIWIDMEDEAEKNVGITDLNAPLLGTVIEEYNVLEAN; encoded by the coding sequence ATGAAACATTTTTTACGATTATTTACTCTAGTGTTTTTACACTTATGTATTAGTACTACTATTTATGCACAAACAGATGATTTAAGCTTACCTCTTTTTAATAAAAAAATGGTAATGGCAAGAAATCAGCCTCTCTATAATTTTAGTAAAGATTTAGGGCTTTTAAGTGCTATGAAATACGATAAACTACAAGGAGATGACCTTGATAGTTTAAATGGCAGGTATAGAACTTATACGCCAATGGTATCTGAAATGGCAAATCCAATGTCTTTAGAAGAGTCTGTAGAATATGAAATGCGAGCAGCAAAAAAAATGGGTATAGATGGATTTAAATTTATATTCTACGTTGCAGGTAATCGTTATTATATAGACAAATTTGTACACGTTATTAATGCCTATTTTAAGGTAGCAAAAAAAGAAAATATTGATTTTAAATTTTCATTAGCTCTAATTAATGCAAAAAATAAATCATTTAGAGATAATGAAATACAAAGATTATTAGTTTACCGTATTTCGGAATTATTTAGCTCGACAGATTTATCAGATAATTGGTTAAAATCGCCTGATGGAAGAATAATTCTTTTTACACAAAAGCCGAATTTTATTATAAAAGATTTTTGGGGAATTAAAGACCCTAAACAATTTGTCAATGATCCTTCAAAAATGAAAAGGATTGGAGATGCATATAAAGATGTAGCAGCAAAAGTAGGTGAAAGAATAGCTTTTGTTTATGAAACATCACACCCTGGAAGTCCAGCAATAACTAATCAAATATTGGATAATTTCCCGGCAGTTTCTGCCAATATTTACGGACAGGTATACCAACCAAATATTTCGTCTTTACAAAAAGTATGTAAATCAAGGGGAAGAGAATATATTCAAGAGGTTTTTGCTGACCTAGTAGGGTCACAACTTATGGTAAAAGAAACTGGCAAAAAAATTAATGAGAACTCTCCATTATCAAAAAAGATATCCTACAAAAATACGTTCTTATTAGTACCAGGCATTAAGCTAACAACATCATATAGAAATTTATTAGAAGAAAGTATTAATAGAGAAGCAGACTTTATAAGTTTATCCTCTTGGAACTGTTACGATGAGGGCTCTCAAGTTTCTCCAGAAGTACACCATGGTTTTAGTTATGGGATTTTATTAAAGTACTATAAGAAAATATGGCAAAAAGGAACAAGTGCTTCAGTAGAAGAAACAGCGATGGTTTCTTACAAACAATACCCTGTAGCTTCTATGGAAGCTGGGCAAATTGAATTAAGAAAAGGTATGAACTACTCTTCTTATGAAGAACTTGATAGTATAGAAGTAATTACTATTTTAAATTCAGAAGCAGATATTTATTGTAATGGAAATTTCTTAGCATCAGGAAAAGCAGGTATTAATGTAAACTATGCCCCTTTAAAAATGGGAACAGTAAAAGTGACTGTAAAAAGAGGTGGTTCTACTATTTTAAAAATTGATACTGAAAAGCCAATTGTAAAAACACCATTAAGAACAGATTGGCAAACAAATAGTTATTCTACTCAAGATCACGTAATGCTAAGTGTAATGCAAAACTTGATTTTAGATAAAGAGATGGAGAATATGAAAAGAAGATTTTTGATTGATGCTAGTCAACAATCTTTATGGCGATTAGCCGCTCATGAAAAGTTTAAAACGAATATTCAAAATATTCAGAAATACGGTGATCAGCCTGAAAAGTATAAGCAATTATCAGAAAAAGCGAAAAAGGAATATAGAGCATCCGTTGAGAAAATATTAAGTGAATTTGATTACCAAATTTGGATTGATATGGAAGATGAAGCGGAGAAAAATGTTGGTATTACAGACCTTAATGCTCCTTTACTTGGTACTGTTATAGAAGAGTATAATGTATTGGAAGCAAACTAG